Proteins encoded in a region of the Coprothermobacter sp. genome:
- a CDS encoding peptidase M3: protein MKAAKLGSENVIWDLSALYASLDDPRIARDMKAVRRDATALAAKHRGRVAAGKVTPAELRKFMVEEERISSATGRIGEYAELMLTTDNLDEGAKNLVMKAQELGSDIANTLVFFPIELGQMDEAIFAHLVADKALDNYRHYLLFLRKRREHLLSEKEEMLLSKRDLTGKLAVQRIYQELTSSFKYIVTVKGERKIMNGEQIRSLRQSTDSRLRTRAMKQYFGKYAENSLVITNVFDTLLKDHQIECELRHVDEPMGMRNLENELDAEIVNTLSDVTRDNVDIVERYYTLKARLLNSKKLTLADIYAPISAKPHTYTWNDSKTIVLDAYAKFDRRAHDIIQEFFDKNWIDGRALPNKTGGAFCTFNLPGAHPWVMLNFTGTSHDVEAMAHELGHGMHGILSAKQTAVNRDPILPLAEVASVFGEMLVTDYLLGRMKDPEEKIALYCSKLESAFATTFRQNMFHRFETRTHGLIADHQLSTDELRSIYHEELANMFGDSVSIPAHYDMEWTIVQHMFLWPFYVYAYNFAQLVVLSLYQKYLEEGEKFKPVYYRILETGSAMTPAEILGLAGIDPRDKAFWQKGFDFMRTRWVEPLEKLVSERK from the coding sequence ATGAAAGCAGCGAAACTGGGGTCGGAGAACGTCATATGGGACCTGAGTGCCCTGTATGCGAGCCTTGACGATCCGCGCATCGCACGCGATATGAAGGCGGTACGACGGGACGCCACCGCCCTCGCTGCGAAGCACCGCGGCAGGGTCGCAGCCGGCAAGGTCACCCCGGCTGAACTCAGGAAGTTCATGGTCGAAGAAGAGCGTATCAGTTCCGCGACTGGCCGGATCGGCGAGTACGCCGAACTCATGCTCACGACCGACAACCTGGACGAGGGCGCCAAAAACCTGGTCATGAAGGCACAGGAACTGGGCAGCGACATTGCCAATACGCTCGTGTTCTTTCCGATCGAACTGGGCCAGATGGACGAGGCAATCTTTGCACACCTTGTCGCCGACAAGGCACTGGACAACTACCGCCACTACCTGCTGTTCCTGCGCAAGCGGAGAGAACACCTCCTCAGCGAGAAAGAAGAGATGCTGCTCAGCAAGCGAGACCTGACAGGCAAGCTGGCCGTTCAGCGCATCTACCAGGAGCTCACGAGTTCGTTCAAGTACATCGTCACCGTGAAGGGCGAGCGCAAGATCATGAACGGCGAGCAGATCCGCTCACTGCGGCAAAGCACCGACTCGCGTCTGCGCACACGTGCCATGAAACAGTACTTTGGCAAGTACGCCGAGAACAGCCTCGTCATTACCAACGTCTTCGACACCCTGCTCAAGGACCACCAGATCGAGTGCGAGCTGCGCCACGTGGACGAACCGATGGGCATGCGCAACCTGGAGAACGAGCTGGACGCAGAGATCGTCAACACGCTGTCCGACGTCACCAGGGACAACGTCGATATCGTCGAGCGGTACTACACCCTCAAGGCGCGCCTTCTGAACAGCAAGAAGCTTACGCTGGCGGACATCTACGCGCCCATCAGTGCCAAACCCCACACATACACGTGGAACGACTCCAAGACTATCGTCCTGGATGCGTATGCCAAGTTCGACCGGCGGGCACATGACATCATCCAGGAGTTCTTCGACAAGAACTGGATCGACGGCCGCGCTCTGCCCAACAAAACGGGTGGAGCCTTCTGCACCTTCAATCTCCCCGGCGCGCATCCGTGGGTCATGCTCAACTTCACCGGGACCAGCCACGACGTGGAGGCCATGGCGCACGAACTGGGACACGGCATGCACGGCATCCTCTCGGCCAAGCAGACTGCGGTCAACCGCGACCCCATTCTGCCCCTCGCCGAGGTGGCCTCGGTCTTTGGCGAGATGCTCGTCACCGACTACCTGCTGGGCCGCATGAAGGACCCCGAGGAGAAGATCGCCCTCTACTGCTCCAAGCTGGAGTCGGCCTTCGCCACGACCTTCCGTCAGAACATGTTCCACCGGTTCGAGACGCGTACGCACGGCCTCATCGCCGACCATCAGCTGTCCACCGATGAGCTCCGCTCCATCTACCACGAGGAGCTGGCCAACATGTTTGGCGATTCCGTCTCCATCCCCGCACACTACGACATGGAATGGACCATCGTCCAGCACATGTTCTTGTGGCCCTTCTATGTCTACGCCTACAACTTCGCGCAACTCGTCGTGCTGTCACTGTACCAGAAGTACCTGGAGGAAGGCGAGAAGTTCAAGCCCGTCTACTACCGCATCCTTGAGACAGGCAGCGCCATGACCCCTGCCGAGATCCTTGGCTTGGCCGGCATCGACCCACGCGACAAGGCCTTCTGGCAGAAGGGCTTCGACTTCATGCGCACCCGCTGGGTCGAGCCCCTCGAGAAGCTCGTGTCTGAGCGCAAGTAG
- the tilS gene encoding tRNA lysidine(34) synthetase TilS — protein MLQDDVWSYCSSLELLAPGTRVVVAVSGGSDSVALLRLLCSLRETCHLDVICAHFNHQLRGAESDADEAFVRELAGSLDVPFETGSDNVGAYALEHHLGREEAARELRLRFLRTTALTTGAACIATAHTRDDQAETVLFRLLKGTGLRGMAGIAPRTGMFIHPLLAVSKEQLQSWLRAQGFVWREDSSNADARYERNFLRASVIPLIESRFPAAKTAVSRTANIARAACELFERQTEQVTDNIEILEAGDGRHPGALRLAKAALVSLPDPLLQYALEEVFATSGVGPSFERLTRSTQAIRSGRTGMRVTLDDRVTLEVGYQHVYVYGAAFTGRVLEPQEIGTFPTTVDWFRRRLTFEGKTPADLPSDLRDVGPKEVWFDLDAVRLPLSVRHARPGDRMTTFGGHRRKLQDLYVDAKVDRVLRARRPVVCDADGIIWVPALARSATGVVTAESRRFLRIVYYSSQC, from the coding sequence ATGCTTCAGGACGACGTCTGGTCATACTGCAGCTCCCTTGAGCTGCTGGCCCCTGGTACCCGTGTGGTCGTCGCCGTTTCGGGCGGGTCGGATTCGGTCGCGCTGCTGCGCCTTCTCTGCTCGCTGCGGGAAACCTGTCATCTCGACGTGATCTGCGCCCATTTCAACCATCAGCTCCGCGGTGCCGAGAGTGATGCGGACGAGGCGTTTGTGCGGGAACTGGCAGGTTCGCTGGACGTGCCCTTTGAAACAGGATCTGACAATGTGGGTGCGTATGCTCTGGAACACCACCTCGGCCGCGAAGAAGCAGCCCGGGAGCTGCGGCTTCGCTTTCTTCGCACGACGGCGCTCACGACGGGAGCTGCGTGCATTGCCACGGCTCACACGCGGGATGACCAGGCGGAGACGGTCCTGTTCCGGCTTCTCAAAGGGACCGGCTTGCGGGGGATGGCGGGCATCGCACCTCGGACAGGGATGTTCATCCATCCGCTGCTCGCAGTGTCAAAGGAACAGCTTCAGAGCTGGCTGAGGGCGCAGGGTTTCGTCTGGCGCGAGGATTCCTCCAATGCGGATGCGCGGTATGAGAGGAACTTCCTCCGCGCGAGCGTGATCCCGCTGATCGAGAGTCGGTTTCCTGCCGCGAAGACGGCCGTCTCCCGAACGGCGAACATCGCACGTGCCGCATGTGAGTTGTTCGAGCGGCAGACCGAGCAGGTGACGGACAACATCGAGATCCTGGAAGCGGGCGACGGGAGGCATCCAGGCGCGTTGCGCCTTGCCAAGGCGGCACTTGTGAGCCTGCCTGACCCCTTACTGCAATATGCGCTCGAGGAGGTGTTTGCGACGTCAGGCGTCGGTCCCAGTTTCGAACGGCTGACGCGGAGTACTCAGGCTATACGGAGCGGCAGGACGGGCATGCGCGTAACGCTGGATGACCGTGTGACGCTGGAGGTGGGTTACCAGCACGTTTATGTCTACGGCGCCGCGTTTACCGGCCGTGTCCTCGAACCACAGGAGATAGGAACGTTCCCCACAACAGTCGACTGGTTCCGGAGACGCCTGACCTTCGAGGGGAAGACGCCTGCGGACCTTCCGTCGGACCTTCGGGACGTTGGTCCGAAGGAAGTATGGTTCGACCTCGACGCAGTGCGATTGCCGCTCTCGGTACGCCACGCGCGGCCCGGGGACCGCATGACGACGTTTGGGGGACATCGACGCAAGCTGCAGGACCTGTATGTCGACGCAAAGGTAGACCGGGTGCTCCGGGCGCGGCGGCCGGTGGTGTGCGATGCAGATGGCATCATCTGGGTGCCCGCCCTTGCCCGCAGCGCCACAGGAGTAGTGACAGCAGAGTCGCGCCGCTTCCTGCGCATTGTATACTATAGTTCACAGTGCTAA
- the hpt gene encoding hypoxanthine phosphoribosyltransferase — MDMRDDILEVLVSTEEIQKRTAELGQQIGRDYEGRNPLMICILRGAVVFLSDLIRSVPVHVMVDFMGVSSYGGTNMDSTGVIKITRDVDANVAHRDIIIVEDIVDTGLTMKALIDLMKTRGPSSIEICTFLSKPQRRKVDVDIKYCGFEIPNKFVIGYGLDYDENYRNLPFVGVLKSEVYEKRKEEKG, encoded by the coding sequence ATGGACATGAGAGACGATATACTAGAAGTTCTGGTCTCGACCGAGGAAATCCAGAAACGCACAGCCGAGCTGGGGCAGCAGATAGGACGTGACTACGAGGGCAGGAACCCGCTGATGATCTGCATTCTGCGGGGCGCCGTCGTGTTCCTGTCCGACCTCATCCGCTCGGTGCCTGTTCACGTCATGGTAGACTTCATGGGCGTGAGCAGCTATGGCGGCACCAACATGGATAGCACGGGCGTCATCAAGATCACGCGTGACGTCGACGCCAACGTGGCGCACCGCGACATCATCATTGTCGAGGATATCGTCGACACAGGCCTTACGATGAAGGCGCTGATCGATCTCATGAAGACGAGGGGCCCCAGCAGTATCGAGATCTGCACGTTCCTCTCCAAGCCGCAGCGCCGAAAGGTGGACGTGGACATCAAGTACTGCGGGTTTGAGATTCCCAACAAGTTCGTCATCGGTTACGGGCTGGACTACGACGAGAACTACCGGAACCTGCCATTCGTCGGTGTCCTGAAATCCGAGGTCTACGAGAAGAGAAAAGAGGAGAAAGGATAA
- a CDS encoding cell division protein FtsH, producing the protein MLKELIGWALLFAVLWGAYSLFRPAVAQPAQLTYTDFVARVQAGEVKDVKFEISDVVQTGTGTLKDGTKFTTIAPLYDASLYPLLVEKGVQGDFNKAQTSIWLTLLVNVLPFVLLIGFWFFMMQRMQGGQNNQVFSFGKSKAKLFMDNRPRVTFKDVAGLDEAKEETGELIDYLKNPKKFSAMGAKIPKGALLVGPPGCGKTLLARAISGEAKVPFFNVSGSEFVEMFVGVGASRVRDLFAQAKQYAPCIVFIDEIDAVGRHRGAGIGGGNDEREQTLNQLLVEMDGFDANKGIIILAATNRPDVLDPALLRPGRFDRRVVVDLPDAKGREEILKVHASDKPFAIDVMLGTIAKETAGFTGADLENLLNESALLAVRRGKTDITMEEVEEAIDKVIAGPQKKSRVISADERRRIAYHESGHAVVGKALAAREEVHRISIVSRGMALGFTLQLPTEDRYMRTSEELLREVAGLLGGSASERLFLGSISTGPSNDLERATDVVHRMIRAYGMSEKLGPLTYGKTSDLVFLGKELSEERNYSEETAQTIDAEARRLVEEQYRRATEVLEMNRAVLESLVTTLLDKETLQGPELQEALRGVIDLTASTVHIQAPASQSGSPVSTQPAS; encoded by the coding sequence CTGCTGAAAGAGCTCATCGGATGGGCCCTTCTCTTTGCCGTGCTATGGGGCGCCTATTCGCTGTTCAGGCCTGCTGTGGCCCAGCCGGCGCAACTCACATATACCGATTTCGTGGCCAGGGTTCAGGCCGGAGAGGTCAAGGACGTCAAGTTCGAGATTTCGGACGTTGTCCAGACCGGTACGGGAACGCTGAAGGACGGCACCAAGTTCACGACCATCGCGCCCCTGTATGACGCCAGCCTGTATCCGCTGCTGGTCGAGAAGGGTGTGCAGGGGGACTTCAACAAGGCGCAGACGAGCATCTGGCTGACGCTGCTGGTCAATGTCCTGCCGTTTGTGCTCCTGATCGGGTTCTGGTTCTTCATGATGCAGCGCATGCAGGGCGGCCAGAACAACCAGGTGTTCAGCTTTGGGAAGAGCAAGGCCAAGCTGTTCATGGACAACCGCCCGCGCGTGACGTTCAAGGATGTTGCGGGTCTGGATGAGGCCAAGGAAGAGACAGGCGAGCTGATCGACTACCTCAAGAACCCCAAGAAATTCTCGGCAATGGGTGCCAAGATTCCCAAGGGCGCCTTGCTGGTCGGACCTCCTGGTTGTGGAAAGACACTGCTTGCGCGTGCGATCTCTGGCGAGGCCAAGGTGCCGTTCTTCAACGTGTCGGGTTCGGAGTTCGTCGAGATGTTTGTCGGCGTGGGCGCAAGCCGCGTCAGGGACTTGTTCGCACAGGCGAAGCAATATGCTCCATGCATTGTGTTCATCGACGAAATCGACGCCGTGGGGCGCCATCGCGGCGCAGGCATCGGCGGCGGCAACGACGAACGTGAGCAGACCTTGAACCAGCTGCTCGTCGAGATGGACGGCTTTGACGCGAATAAGGGCATCATCATCCTTGCGGCAACGAACCGGCCTGACGTTCTGGACCCGGCTCTGCTGCGTCCGGGCCGCTTCGATCGGCGCGTTGTCGTCGACCTGCCGGATGCCAAGGGACGAGAGGAGATCCTCAAGGTGCACGCTTCGGACAAGCCGTTTGCAATTGACGTCATGTTAGGCACGATCGCCAAGGAGACCGCCGGCTTCACAGGAGCCGACCTGGAGAACCTGCTGAACGAGAGCGCACTGCTTGCCGTCCGCAGGGGCAAGACGGATATCACGATGGAAGAGGTCGAGGAAGCCATCGACAAGGTCATCGCTGGACCACAGAAGAAGTCCAGAGTCATCAGCGCCGACGAGCGCCGGCGCATCGCCTACCACGAATCCGGGCATGCTGTCGTCGGCAAGGCTCTGGCCGCGCGTGAAGAAGTCCACCGCATCAGTATCGTGTCACGCGGTATGGCCCTCGGGTTCACGTTGCAGCTCCCCACAGAAGACCGGTACATGCGCACGAGCGAGGAGCTCCTCAGAGAAGTTGCCGGCCTGCTCGGCGGAAGCGCTTCCGAGAGACTCTTCCTGGGAAGCATCTCGACCGGACCTTCGAACGATCTCGAGCGGGCCACGGACGTCGTCCACCGCATGATCCGTGCGTATGGCATGAGCGAGAAACTCGGTCCCCTGACCTATGGCAAGACCAGTGACCTGGTGTTCCTTGGGAAGGAACTCAGTGAGGAGCGCAACTACAGTGAAGAGACCGCCCAGACCATCGACGCTGAGGCCAGACGCCTGGTTGAAGAGCAGTACCGCCGCGCGACCGAAGTCCTGGAGATGAATCGTGCCGTGCTGGAGAGTCTGGTGACTACCCTGCTGGACAAGGAGACGTTGCAGGGGCCAGAACTCCAAGAGGCGCTCAGGGGCGTCATCGACCTGACGGCGAGCACTGTGCACATTCAGGCGCCCGCTTCGCAGTCTGGTTCGCCGGTGAGCACGCAGCCTGCCTCATAG
- the kbaY gene encoding tagatose-bisphosphate aldolase (catalyzes the reversible reaction of dihydroxyacetone phosphate with glyceraldehyde 3-phosphate to produce tagatose 1,6-bisphosphate; in enteric bacteria there are two D-tagatose 1,6-bisphosphate-specific aldolases: KbaY (also called AgaY), involved in catabolism of N-acetyl-galactosamine and D-galactosamine, and GatY which is part of the galactitol catabolism pathway), translating into MLVTLKEVTQDALTNHYAVGAYNIHNLEYAKAVVEISVEMKAPVILQISQGSSDFAGLEELSMIARHYAAKVAIPVVVHLDHGKSFLRCVEGLRAGFSSVMFDGSSLPYAENVAITRQVVEAAHQVGVAVEAEIGKVGKSEDGEAAEAEDMHYTAVDEAVRFFADTHVDALAVSIGTVHAMAIQAAHLDVELCRKLHEAMPTVPLVMHGASGAVDEDVRQVIQLGITKINIATFLQKKAALAVKAMFEQNPDAIGFRDLAKPQLQAIRDGVRGKIELFGTANRA; encoded by the coding sequence ATGCTGGTAACGTTGAAAGAAGTCACGCAGGACGCACTCACGAACCACTACGCGGTCGGCGCGTACAACATCCACAACCTGGAATATGCCAAGGCTGTCGTCGAAATCTCGGTTGAGATGAAGGCGCCTGTCATCCTCCAGATCTCGCAGGGCAGCTCTGATTTTGCGGGGCTCGAAGAACTGAGCATGATCGCCCGTCACTACGCTGCCAAGGTTGCCATTCCCGTCGTCGTGCACCTCGATCACGGCAAGAGCTTCCTGCGGTGTGTCGAAGGACTGCGTGCCGGGTTCAGCTCCGTCATGTTTGACGGTTCCTCGCTGCCATACGCCGAAAACGTCGCCATCACGCGCCAGGTCGTCGAAGCCGCCCACCAGGTAGGCGTGGCCGTCGAGGCGGAGATCGGCAAGGTCGGCAAGTCCGAGGACGGCGAAGCTGCCGAGGCCGAGGATATGCACTACACCGCAGTCGACGAGGCAGTTCGCTTCTTCGCTGATACGCATGTCGACGCTCTGGCTGTTTCCATTGGAACGGTCCACGCCATGGCCATCCAGGCCGCCCATCTCGATGTCGAACTCTGCCGAAAGCTGCACGAAGCCATGCCGACTGTCCCGCTTGTCATGCATGGCGCCTCGGGCGCAGTGGATGAGGATGTCAGGCAGGTCATCCAGCTAGGCATCACCAAGATCAATATTGCAACCTTCCTGCAGAAAAAAGCCGCCCTCGCCGTCAAGGCGATGTTCGAGCAGAACCCGGACGCCATTGGGTTCCGGGATCTTGCAAAGCCACAGTTGCAGGCTATCAGGGATGGCGTGCGCGGCAAGATCGAATTGTTTGGCACTGCCAACCGCGCCTGA
- the allB gene encoding allantoinase AllB encodes MQLLFQNAQIAQPDGTLLAVDMLVTDGIIEKFSPARGEPAPAGVAATDLHGFFVMPGGVDGHVHFDDPGFTEREDFGTGTMGAAAGGVTTIVDMPCTSLPPVTTSDNFRTKMKAVESKAYVDYAFWGGTTPTFIDSGAFRRLLPELKELGVVGIKAYTISGMQTYPRLDTRQMVMLFEAARDFNMLVAVHAEDYFLATYYTDKIMREGRSDPLAYKDGRTYDAEPLAVSTVLALARREHTRVHIVHMSTSAGVDLVRQAKGQGIDATAETCPHYLMLNREDFVRLGSLAKCTPPLRDRYDNEVLWAGLLDGTIDYVTTDHAAGIYPREKVTDNIWNAYAGMPGVQLRVPLMLHEACTVRDMNLYRFGEIMSTNPAKRLGLFPRKGVLAVGSDADFACIDLNAPLTVHAQDLYAKNKYTPFEGRELRGAVRQTFVRGNQVYDGSGWFPAGAGYGKYIKAV; translated from the coding sequence GGTGAGCCTGCTCCTGCTGGAGTCGCCGCAACCGACCTGCATGGATTCTTTGTCATGCCGGGCGGGGTCGACGGCCATGTCCACTTCGACGATCCCGGCTTCACGGAACGCGAGGACTTCGGCACCGGCACGATGGGGGCTGCCGCGGGCGGTGTCACGACCATCGTCGACATGCCGTGCACGTCGCTTCCGCCGGTGACCACGTCCGACAACTTCAGAACAAAAATGAAGGCTGTGGAGTCCAAGGCCTACGTCGATTACGCGTTCTGGGGCGGAACGACCCCAACCTTCATCGACAGCGGCGCCTTCCGCCGACTGCTGCCGGAACTCAAGGAGCTGGGCGTCGTCGGCATCAAGGCTTATACCATCTCGGGCATGCAGACCTATCCGCGTCTCGATACGCGCCAGATGGTGATGCTCTTCGAGGCTGCACGCGACTTCAACATGCTGGTGGCGGTGCACGCCGAGGACTACTTCCTTGCCACGTACTACACCGACAAGATCATGCGGGAGGGCCGTTCGGACCCTCTGGCATACAAGGACGGCCGCACCTACGATGCGGAACCCCTCGCCGTTTCGACGGTCCTTGCTCTCGCCCGGCGCGAACACACGCGCGTCCACATCGTCCACATGTCAACATCCGCAGGAGTCGACCTTGTCCGGCAGGCCAAGGGTCAGGGCATCGACGCCACGGCTGAGACCTGCCCGCACTACCTGATGCTCAACCGGGAAGACTTTGTGCGCCTGGGCAGTCTGGCCAAGTGCACGCCGCCTCTTCGCGACCGCTACGACAACGAGGTGCTCTGGGCGGGGCTGCTGGACGGGACGATCGACTACGTGACGACCGACCATGCAGCCGGCATCTACCCACGGGAGAAGGTCACCGACAATATCTGGAATGCCTATGCGGGCATGCCTGGCGTTCAGCTCCGTGTGCCGCTGATGCTGCACGAAGCCTGCACGGTCCGGGACATGAACCTCTATAGGTTTGGCGAAATCATGAGTACCAACCCGGCAAAGCGTCTTGGCCTCTTCCCGCGGAAAGGCGTCCTTGCAGTCGGTTCTGATGCCGATTTCGCCTGCATCGACCTGAATGCGCCTTTGACCGTGCACGCCCAGGACCTCTACGCCAAGAACAAGTACACGCCCTTTGAGGGGCGCGAGCTGCGAGGCGCGGTCCGCCAGACGTTTGTGCGCGGCAATCAGGTCTACGACGGTTCGGGGTGGTTTCCTGCAGGAGCCGGCTACGGAAAATACATCAAGGCTGTCTAA